CCAATTTACCCACGGAAACTATGGCATTGACCTTGGATATCGCCTCCCACGCGAAAATTCCAGGTTAGTGAGAAATCAATTTAATCGtacctcttttatttctttgtatttattcGATCCAACGTgtccataaaatatatatttatatacacacacatatataaatatatatacatacatacatacatacatatatacacatatatatatatatatatatatatatatatatatatatttatttatggaaaataattttatataagctTTTGTTGTTGCCTTTGGAAAGACGAATGGTCGCACATTAAAGTTTCGAACTATCGATCGGACCTTTTactttccttattctttttatatctccaACTTTGTCCGACAATCGtgtaaaaattatgataaatcttaaattatatttgtatattgtatattttaataattatgtcgTATATAGAGATTTTTGAAACTTACAATTTAGAAAGTATTAaagatcataaaaaagaaaaaacaaaaaaggaaaaaaaaaacaaaaagaaaacgaaaacagACAATTAACTTATTTTCTAATACTAGTCATTGAACAAAAATACAGATCATCGAGGAATattatgaaagtaaaaaaagaaaaatgacgcTGATGATCACTGCAGGTAActcaagatataaaaaaataaaaaaaatatacgatgaaaatattacgatagaTAATACGTAACTCGTCCAACTACCAACTCTTTTTTAACTTCTGTTTTCTTATCATTGCTCGAATTTTTTTACTACAATTATCTATTGGTACTTGCATTGCGATATAATAATGCTGAAATTATGATGTTTTAAAtctaatacatacatatatatatatatatatatatataaaaagaaaaagaaaatgaaacgatatCAGTCTTCCTACCTAACGTGGACGGAACGATATTGTACTGCGTTGCATTTTTGACTTGTCGAATTGTGCGCAATGAAGTACAATTGTGGCTTCGTTTTGTGTTATATAAGATACAGATTCTATATAACTTTGTTACTTTCATTATATGTATCCGGTTCGTTGCGAGCCATGATGACTTTGTGGATTAGGCTGCATTTGCATGACGAGATTTCGAGATTCTTTACGATACGTATAGCCCGCTCGCGcatttaaatacaataaaaatgcGCCTAATGAATGTAGCATAAAAGATATAACAGCAAGACCATAAGACCATGATAAATGATTGAAATTTGGATACATTAACCAATCTCTGCGCCAACACTGACCTCCGAATATAGCCACTGCCAAAAATAATAAGACACCTAAAATTTCAAACgtattaacattaaatatagatataatttataatgatatacgtatagataaaattattttggaatataatatttaaggtAACACCAATATATTTACCAGTTGTAGCATTGAATATAAATGCTGCGGCAGAGAGAATCCATTCATAATGCAATACGAATCTTAGCGGCCATCTGATTAAAATCAATACGATAATTGCTTgcgaagaaaatgataaaagtaaagagagagtgaCGAATGCCTGTACGACCATAAGCCAAACAGGTAGTAACCATTCTCTTATGACAAAGTATTCCCGAGAAAAAATGTGATGGCATCCgtcgaataatttatcaaactGATAATATGGATATCGAAATTGTTCGAAACAATACTCCCAGAGACCCATATGTTTGAACGTACTAAATGTTTCTTGATACGATTCAATCCAATACGGACTGAaaacaaatcaaaaattatattatttccaatagaatttttttattgcattagattattaaatttctatttatattacttgttACCTTGTAAAAGacatcaa
This Vespa velutina chromosome 10, iVesVel2.1, whole genome shotgun sequence DNA region includes the following protein-coding sequences:
- the LOC124952530 gene encoding uncharacterized protein LOC124952530 — its product is MTVDKQDYPKASNAVLFGGVITYIAGLFLLMSFTSPYWIESYQETFSTFKHMGLWEYCFEQFRYPYYQFDKLFDGCHHIFSREYFVIREWLLPVWLMVVQAFVTLSLLLSFSSQAIIVLILIRWPLRFVLHYEWILSAAAFIFNATTGVLLFLAVAIFGGQCWRRDWLMYPNFNHLSWSYGLAVISFMLHSLGAFLLYLNARAGYTYRKESRNLVMQMQPNPQSHHGSQRTGYI